One stretch of Cryptosporangium minutisporangium DNA includes these proteins:
- a CDS encoding GH1 family beta-glucosidase produces the protein MTGEDLHHLSHLPSNFVWGAATAAYQIEGAVDADGRSPSIWDTFGRVPGAIANGDTGDVACDHYHRWPEDLGLLRELGVDAYRFSVAWPRVIPTGTGAVNTKGLAFYDRLVDELLAAGIRPFVTVYHWDLPQVLQDKGGWPVRDTAEALAEYAGVVAGALGDRVTDWCTVNEPLCVAWIGHLEGTMAPGIRDLRLAVDASHHVLLGHGLATQAIRANASAEPSVGIVLNPSPVDPATDSEADVAAATRSDGHTNRWWLDPLHGRGYPRDMIETYGYEPPVRDGDLETIATPTDFLGVNYYFRAVVADDPTAPAPFTRQVEVPGARHTAMGWEVSPGGLERILTRVASEYQPARIYVTEQGSAWPDVVAADGSIEDKERIDYLEQHLEAIDAAAAAGVPLAGYFVWSLLDNLEWAYGYDKRFGLVHVDYATQERTMKASGRRYAEILRDFRR, from the coding sequence ATGACTGGAGAAGACTTGCACCATCTCTCCCACCTGCCGTCGAACTTCGTCTGGGGCGCGGCGACGGCGGCCTATCAGATCGAGGGGGCGGTCGACGCTGACGGCCGCTCGCCCTCCATCTGGGACACGTTCGGCCGCGTTCCCGGCGCGATCGCGAACGGCGACACCGGCGACGTCGCCTGCGACCACTACCACCGCTGGCCCGAGGACCTCGGGCTGCTCCGCGAGCTGGGCGTCGACGCCTACCGGTTCTCGGTCGCGTGGCCACGGGTCATCCCGACCGGCACCGGCGCGGTGAACACCAAGGGCCTGGCGTTCTACGACCGGCTGGTCGACGAGCTGCTCGCCGCCGGTATCCGGCCGTTCGTCACGGTCTACCATTGGGACCTCCCCCAGGTCCTCCAGGACAAGGGCGGCTGGCCGGTACGCGACACCGCGGAGGCGCTCGCCGAGTACGCGGGGGTCGTCGCCGGCGCGCTCGGCGACCGCGTCACCGACTGGTGCACGGTCAACGAGCCGCTGTGCGTCGCCTGGATCGGCCACCTCGAGGGCACGATGGCTCCGGGGATCCGCGATCTCCGGCTGGCCGTGGACGCCTCGCACCACGTCCTGCTCGGGCACGGCCTGGCGACCCAGGCGATCCGCGCCAACGCCTCGGCGGAACCCTCGGTGGGGATCGTGCTCAACCCGAGCCCGGTCGACCCGGCCACCGACAGCGAGGCGGACGTCGCCGCGGCGACCCGTAGCGACGGGCACACGAACCGCTGGTGGCTCGATCCGCTCCACGGCCGGGGCTACCCCCGCGACATGATCGAGACCTACGGCTACGAGCCACCGGTGCGCGACGGCGACCTGGAGACGATCGCGACGCCGACCGACTTCCTCGGCGTCAACTACTACTTCCGGGCCGTGGTGGCGGACGATCCGACCGCGCCCGCGCCGTTCACCCGGCAGGTCGAGGTGCCCGGCGCACGGCACACCGCGATGGGCTGGGAGGTCAGCCCCGGCGGTTTGGAGCGGATCCTCACCCGGGTCGCGTCGGAGTACCAGCCGGCGCGGATCTACGTCACCGAGCAGGGGTCGGCCTGGCCGGACGTCGTCGCCGCGGACGGTTCGATCGAGGACAAGGAGCGCATCGACTACCTCGAGCAGCACCTGGAGGCGATCGACGCCGCGGCCGCCGCGGGCGTGCCGCTCGCCGGGTACTTCGTGTGGTCGCTGCTGGACAACCTCGAGTGGGCCTACGGCTACGACAAGCGCTTCGGCCTCGTCCACGTCGACTACGCCACCCAGGAGCGCACGATGAAGGCCAGCGGCCGACGATACGCAGAGATTCTGCGCGATTTTCGTCGGTAA
- a CDS encoding MFS transporter gives MSADAPAVPALSRPTVVAWRNAVFAVFAVNGLALATWMSRVPAVRDSLGATTAEMGWIVFAIAVGSIVGLSSAGQVLAWAGSRRTIAGSVGVGALGLAIVGGGAAAAGHGAVVVLGLALLGAGMGMCDVAMNVEGAAAERALGRTVMPLFHAAFSGGTIAGAALGALAEWGGVSTAAHFGAAGVVSGVIVLLSVRFLQLDALGATTASSDEPQPGWRERLGMWGDRGTLLIGLIVLGMAFAEGSANDWLALAMVDGHSVSNSTGAVIYGVFVTAMTAGRILGVFFLDRFGRVPVLRATTALAVLGLLIVIFVPSPAVATVGVVLWGLGASLGFPVGMSAAADDSRTATARVSIVATIGYFAFLVGPPAIGFLGDAVGLLRALILVLVLVAVAGLAAPSAREKRT, from the coding sequence ATGTCTGCCGACGCCCCCGCCGTGCCCGCGCTGTCCCGGCCCACGGTGGTGGCCTGGCGGAACGCCGTGTTCGCGGTCTTCGCGGTCAACGGGCTGGCGCTGGCCACCTGGATGTCCCGGGTACCGGCCGTCCGGGACTCCCTCGGCGCCACCACCGCCGAGATGGGCTGGATCGTGTTCGCGATCGCCGTCGGGTCGATCGTCGGACTGAGCTCGGCCGGCCAGGTGCTGGCGTGGGCCGGGTCACGGCGCACGATCGCCGGGTCGGTGGGCGTCGGCGCGCTCGGCCTGGCGATCGTCGGCGGAGGAGCGGCCGCGGCCGGGCACGGCGCCGTCGTCGTGCTCGGCCTGGCCCTGCTCGGCGCCGGCATGGGCATGTGCGACGTCGCGATGAACGTCGAGGGCGCGGCCGCCGAACGCGCGCTCGGCCGGACCGTGATGCCGCTGTTCCACGCCGCGTTCAGCGGCGGCACGATCGCCGGTGCGGCCCTCGGCGCGCTGGCCGAGTGGGGCGGGGTCTCGACCGCCGCGCACTTCGGCGCGGCCGGGGTCGTGTCCGGGGTGATCGTCCTGCTGTCGGTGCGGTTTCTTCAGCTGGACGCGCTGGGCGCGACCACCGCGTCGTCGGACGAGCCACAGCCGGGGTGGCGGGAGCGGCTCGGCATGTGGGGCGACCGCGGAACGCTGCTGATCGGGCTGATCGTGCTCGGCATGGCGTTCGCGGAGGGTTCGGCGAACGACTGGCTCGCGCTGGCCATGGTCGACGGGCACTCGGTGAGCAACTCGACCGGCGCGGTGATCTACGGCGTGTTCGTCACCGCGATGACCGCGGGACGCATCCTCGGGGTGTTCTTCCTCGACCGGTTCGGCCGGGTTCCGGTATTGCGGGCGACGACGGCCCTGGCGGTCCTCGGCTTGCTGATCGTGATCTTCGTGCCGTCGCCGGCGGTGGCCACGGTCGGCGTCGTGCTGTGGGGACTCGGTGCGTCCCTGGGCTTCCCGGTCGGCATGTCCGCCGCCGCCGACGACAGCCGCACCGCGACCGCCCGGGTGAGCATCGTCGCGACGATCGGGTACTTCGCGTTCCTGGTCGGCCCGCCGGCGATCGGTTTCCTCGGCGACGCCGTCGGCCTGCTCCGGGCGTTGATCCTGGTACTGGTCCTGGTCGCGGTGGCCGGTCTGGCCGCTCCCAGCGCGCGCGAGAAGCGCACCTAG
- a CDS encoding Lsr2 family protein: MARKVQVLLVDDVDGSTADETVSFGLDGAHYEIDLSTENANALREALASYVAAARKAGRASSGKVARAASTAKQSPSADRAQNQAIRDWAKRNGLQVSERGRIPAEIVAKFHAAA, translated from the coding sequence ATGGCACGCAAGGTGCAGGTTCTCCTCGTCGACGATGTCGACGGCAGCACCGCTGACGAGACGGTCTCCTTCGGTCTCGACGGTGCGCACTACGAAATCGATCTGTCCACCGAGAACGCGAACGCGCTCCGGGAGGCACTGGCCAGCTACGTTGCGGCCGCCCGCAAGGCCGGCCGGGCCAGCTCCGGAAAAGTGGCGCGCGCCGCGTCCACCGCAAAGCAGTCACCGAGTGCAGACCGCGCACAGAACCAGGCGATTCGCGACTGGGCGAAGCGGAACGGCCTACAGGTCAGCGAGCGCGGTCGCATCCCTGCGGAGATCGTCGCGAAGTTCCACGCCGCGGCATAA
- a CDS encoding ubiquitin-like small modifier protein 1, giving the protein MAVSISLPGVLRPYAGDEATVEVPAERAATLGAALDVLAERHPALDRRLRDERGALRRYVNFYLDGEECRRLAGAETPVPDGSEILILPSVAGG; this is encoded by the coding sequence ATGGCGGTCTCGATCTCGCTGCCCGGGGTGCTGCGTCCCTACGCCGGGGACGAGGCGACCGTGGAGGTTCCTGCCGAGCGTGCGGCGACGCTGGGGGCGGCGCTCGACGTGCTCGCCGAACGTCACCCGGCGCTCGACCGGCGCCTGCGCGACGAACGGGGCGCGCTGCGGCGGTACGTGAACTTCTACCTGGACGGGGAGGAGTGCCGGCGGCTGGCCGGTGCGGAGACGCCGGTGCCGGACGGCAGCGAGATCCTCATCCTTCCGTCCGTCGCCGGGGGATGA
- a CDS encoding exo-alpha-sialidase codes for MASTALLAIGTRKGLWLATSHDGRASWQVSGPHHPMTDVYAVAIDTRRSTPRLLAGVTSEHFGPSVSVSDDLGASWYEPDHAPVGFPDATGAALGRVWQLAPGPASEPDVVYAGVEPSALFRSDDGGRTYSLVEGLWNHPHREHWGPGYGGMAVHTVLPHPADPRRLTVAMSTGGVYVSEDAGASWSPSNTGVKAYFLPDPYPEFGQCVHKLAQNPAAPDRFYLQNHHGVYRSDDGAASWQSIADGLPSDFGFPIVAHPHRPDVVYNFPLVADAKRFPPDARCRVYRSEDAGKSWQGLSAGLPDEDFWSAVLRDALCVDNADPAGVYFGARTGEVYASRDEGESWQLVAAHLPDVLCVRASLV; via the coding sequence ATGGCATCCACTGCGCTGTTGGCGATCGGCACCCGCAAGGGCCTCTGGCTGGCGACCAGCCACGACGGTCGGGCGAGCTGGCAGGTCTCCGGCCCGCACCATCCGATGACCGACGTCTACGCGGTCGCGATCGACACCCGCCGGTCGACGCCCCGGCTGCTCGCCGGCGTCACCAGCGAACACTTCGGGCCGAGTGTCTCGGTGAGCGACGACCTCGGCGCCAGCTGGTACGAGCCCGACCACGCGCCGGTCGGATTCCCGGACGCCACCGGGGCCGCGCTCGGCCGGGTCTGGCAGCTCGCGCCCGGTCCGGCGTCCGAACCCGACGTGGTGTACGCGGGCGTGGAGCCCTCCGCCCTCTTCCGCTCCGACGACGGCGGTCGTACCTACTCGCTGGTCGAGGGGTTGTGGAACCACCCGCACCGGGAGCACTGGGGGCCCGGCTACGGCGGCATGGCGGTGCACACCGTGCTGCCGCACCCGGCCGATCCGCGGCGGCTCACCGTGGCGATGTCCACCGGCGGCGTCTACGTCAGCGAGGACGCGGGGGCGAGCTGGTCGCCGAGCAACACCGGCGTCAAGGCTTACTTCCTGCCCGATCCGTACCCGGAGTTCGGGCAGTGCGTCCACAAGCTGGCGCAGAACCCGGCCGCGCCCGACCGCTTCTACTTGCAGAACCACCACGGCGTCTACCGCAGTGACGACGGTGCGGCGAGCTGGCAGTCGATCGCCGACGGGCTGCCCAGCGACTTCGGCTTCCCGATCGTGGCCCATCCGCACCGGCCGGACGTCGTGTACAACTTCCCGCTGGTGGCGGACGCGAAGCGGTTCCCGCCCGACGCGCGGTGCCGCGTGTACCGCAGCGAAGACGCCGGGAAGTCGTGGCAGGGTCTCTCGGCGGGCCTGCCGGACGAGGACTTCTGGTCGGCCGTGCTGCGGGACGCGCTCTGCGTGGACAACGCCGATCCGGCCGGGGTGTACTTCGGCGCCCGCACCGGTGAGGTCTACGCCAGCCGCGACGAGGGGGAGAGCTGGCAGCTCGTCGCCGCCCATTTGCCGGACGTGCTCTGCGTCCGGGCGAGCCTGGTGTAG
- a CDS encoding TetR family transcriptional regulator — protein sequence MSTPDVGLGRRRGRRPGSPNTREAVLAAARSAFAEHGYRKATIRSIARDAGVDPSLVIQFFTSKEELFRACLELVLGPPEVAAAQFAAAEGTLGHRLATFYFGLWERAESRHSLTAMALSAASEDEARRAIRTLMLRHFVGPIGAEIGLDRAARRVPLAATQMLGMAFLRYVVPTDPMASMPFDDVVRLVAPVLDRYLTGDLDDVLTAELTPLVSPQHPGP from the coding sequence ATGAGCACCCCGGACGTCGGCCTAGGCCGACGACGGGGACGGCGGCCCGGCTCACCGAACACCCGGGAGGCGGTGCTGGCCGCCGCCCGGTCGGCCTTCGCCGAGCACGGATACCGGAAAGCGACGATCCGCTCGATCGCCCGGGACGCCGGCGTCGACCCGTCGCTGGTCATCCAGTTCTTCACGAGCAAGGAAGAGCTGTTCCGGGCGTGCCTGGAATTGGTCCTCGGCCCGCCCGAAGTGGCCGCCGCCCAGTTCGCCGCCGCGGAGGGCACGCTCGGCCACCGGCTGGCCACGTTCTACTTCGGCTTGTGGGAGCGGGCCGAGTCCCGGCACTCGCTCACCGCGATGGCGCTGAGCGCGGCGTCAGAGGACGAAGCCCGGCGCGCGATACGGACCTTGATGCTGCGGCATTTCGTCGGGCCGATCGGCGCCGAGATCGGGCTGGACCGGGCGGCGCGCCGGGTACCCCTGGCCGCGACCCAGATGCTCGGGATGGCGTTCCTCCGCTACGTCGTGCCGACCGATCCGATGGCGAGCATGCCGTTCGACGACGTGGTGCGGCTGGTCGCCCCGGTGCTCGACCGCTACCTCACCGGAGATCTCGACGACGTCCTCACCGCCGAGCTGACGCCGCTCGTTTCGCCGCAACACCCGGGTCCGTAG
- a CDS encoding ABC transporter permease → MESKSTSTSTKSAAAARHRPAWLEATGLVGALALIVGLLLLAFGLPTVNGGPHDVPLGVVAPPPAVTAVEDALAKAAPGGFDVRTYPDEDALRAAIGDREVYGGFVLGADGGTPSVLVLTASAAGPPIAQGISTIGATLAERNGATATTVDVRALPADDPRGAGLTAMGLPAVLGGVLAAVLLTRRFPRQPWVRVSAAVAFALVEGLVAASVLTWWFGTVDENMVQVALGLAFGLAAVALTVLGLEAVFGIAGIGLGAALFVLLGNPLSGLASGPEFLPSGWGAFGQLLPSGASATLLRANAYFDGAGTATALTVLTCWVVVGLLLVAAGTARARRAGAVSGPTASPAERSGAASESADAQPSATRSTLA, encoded by the coding sequence ATGGAAAGCAAAAGCACGAGCACGTCGACGAAGTCCGCGGCCGCCGCGCGTCACCGGCCGGCCTGGCTGGAGGCGACCGGCCTCGTCGGCGCGCTCGCGCTGATCGTCGGCCTCCTGCTGTTGGCGTTCGGCCTGCCGACGGTGAACGGTGGGCCGCACGACGTGCCGCTCGGCGTCGTCGCGCCGCCGCCGGCCGTCACCGCGGTCGAGGACGCGCTGGCCAAGGCGGCTCCCGGCGGGTTCGACGTCCGGACCTACCCGGACGAGGACGCGCTCCGGGCCGCGATCGGCGACCGGGAGGTCTACGGCGGCTTCGTCCTCGGGGCGGACGGCGGCACGCCGAGCGTCCTGGTGCTCACCGCGAGCGCCGCCGGCCCGCCGATCGCCCAGGGCATCAGCACGATCGGTGCCACGCTGGCGGAGCGCAACGGCGCGACCGCCACCACGGTCGACGTCCGTGCGCTTCCGGCGGACGACCCGCGCGGCGCCGGCCTGACCGCGATGGGTCTGCCCGCGGTGCTCGGCGGCGTCCTGGCGGCCGTGCTGCTGACCCGCCGCTTCCCCCGCCAGCCCTGGGTGCGGGTCTCGGCCGCCGTGGCGTTCGCTCTGGTCGAGGGTCTGGTGGCCGCGTCGGTCCTGACCTGGTGGTTCGGGACCGTGGACGAGAACATGGTGCAGGTCGCGCTGGGGCTGGCCTTCGGCCTGGCCGCGGTCGCGCTGACCGTCCTCGGGCTGGAGGCGGTCTTCGGTATCGCGGGCATCGGGCTCGGCGCCGCGCTCTTCGTCCTGCTGGGCAACCCGCTGTCCGGGCTGGCGTCCGGGCCGGAGTTCCTGCCGTCCGGCTGGGGAGCGTTCGGTCAGCTGCTGCCCAGCGGGGCGAGCGCGACCCTGCTGCGCGCCAACGCGTACTTCGACGGGGCCGGTACGGCGACCGCGCTCACGGTGCTGACCTGCTGGGTCGTGGTGGGGCTGCTGCTCGTGGCCGCCGGGACGGCGCGCGCCCGGCGTGCGGGTGCAGTGTCCGGGCCGACGGCGTCCCCCGCGGAGAGGTCCGGGGCGGCGTCCGAGTCGGCCGATGCGCAGCCGTCGGCCACCCGGTCCACCCTTGCCTGA
- a CDS encoding lysylphosphatidylglycerol synthase transmembrane domain-containing protein: MSGDVAFPTPAPEVPVRSMRRRVLRRTVPIVVVLAILVVEAVLGGPSLAAAFSQLHTPLWSWVALAVVAELVSMGGYARMQRRLLRSAGTTVHLGRHVALAFAAHSLSVSLPGGPLFSTRYNFQQMRRYGASAAAASWCIALSGVLSSVALVLIGAGGAILAGSGGGLSTLLTYLAVGLALAVAVRAMARHPQWLTTVAGAIERFVNRVRQRPDSGSGRLVALVEEITAVRIRPLDLAVAAYFALANWLLDALCLWLCCRAVGAGDITAIHLVLAYCAGMAAASIPLVPGNLGVVDGALIVGLVAGGLPTSTAIAAVVLYRIISLGFIITAGWVVWLLVRRRQRREPLRPAVPVG; encoded by the coding sequence ATGAGCGGCGACGTCGCTTTCCCCACCCCTGCGCCGGAGGTCCCGGTCCGGTCGATGCGTCGACGCGTGCTCCGGAGGACCGTGCCGATCGTGGTCGTCCTGGCGATCCTGGTGGTCGAGGCGGTGCTCGGCGGACCTTCGCTGGCCGCGGCGTTCAGCCAACTCCACACCCCGCTGTGGAGTTGGGTGGCGCTCGCCGTCGTGGCCGAGTTGGTCTCGATGGGCGGCTACGCGCGCATGCAGCGGCGGCTGCTCCGGTCCGCCGGAACGACCGTGCACCTCGGGCGCCATGTCGCGCTGGCCTTCGCCGCGCACTCCCTGTCGGTCAGCCTGCCCGGCGGGCCGCTGTTCTCCACCCGCTACAACTTCCAGCAGATGCGGCGGTACGGCGCTTCGGCGGCCGCCGCGTCCTGGTGCATCGCGCTGAGCGGCGTGCTGTCGAGCGTCGCGTTGGTGCTGATCGGTGCGGGAGGCGCAATCCTGGCCGGGAGCGGCGGTGGCCTCTCCACGCTGTTGACCTACCTGGCGGTCGGCCTGGCGCTGGCGGTCGCGGTTCGCGCGATGGCGCGGCACCCGCAGTGGCTCACGACCGTGGCCGGTGCGATCGAGAGGTTCGTCAACCGGGTCCGGCAGCGGCCGGACAGCGGCAGCGGACGCCTGGTCGCCCTGGTCGAGGAGATCACCGCGGTCCGGATCCGGCCTCTCGACCTCGCCGTCGCCGCCTACTTCGCCTTGGCGAACTGGCTGCTGGACGCGCTGTGTCTCTGGCTGTGCTGCCGCGCCGTCGGCGCCGGCGACATCACCGCGATCCATCTGGTGCTGGCGTACTGCGCCGGCATGGCCGCGGCGAGCATCCCGCTGGTTCCCGGCAACCTCGGCGTCGTCGACGGCGCGTTGATCGTCGGCCTGGTCGCCGGTGGCCTGCCCACGAGCACCGCGATCGCCGCGGTCGTGCTCTACCGGATCATCAGCCTCGGCTTCATCATCACCGCGGGATGGGTGGTGTGGCTGCTGGTCCGCCGCCGCCAGCGCCGTGAGCCGCTGCGCCCCGCGGTCCCGGTCGGCTGA
- a CDS encoding GNAT family protein: protein METTTLSGTLVRLRAATQDDVPRLAEIRSMPEVYTRWRGDGDLVDAVADEMAVDDVEVLVVEYEERVVGAIQWGEEDDPEYRHANIDVYLDPAVHGRGVGADAVRTLARHLIDDHGHHRLVIDPAADNEAAIRCYAKVGFRPVGIMRRYERGADGVWHDGLLMDLLADELS, encoded by the coding sequence ATGGAGACGACGACGCTGTCGGGGACGCTGGTGCGCCTGCGGGCGGCGACGCAGGACGACGTTCCGCGGCTGGCCGAGATCCGGTCGATGCCCGAGGTGTACACGCGATGGCGTGGCGACGGCGACCTGGTCGACGCGGTCGCCGACGAAATGGCCGTCGACGACGTCGAGGTGCTGGTCGTCGAGTACGAGGAGCGCGTCGTCGGCGCGATCCAGTGGGGCGAGGAAGACGACCCGGAGTACCGGCACGCCAACATCGACGTCTACCTGGATCCCGCGGTCCACGGCCGCGGGGTCGGCGCCGACGCGGTTCGTACCCTGGCCCGGCACCTGATCGACGACCACGGCCACCATCGCCTGGTCATCGACCCCGCCGCCGACAACGAGGCCGCGATCCGCTGTTACGCCAAGGTCGGGTTCCGGCCGGTGGGGATCATGCGTCGCTACGAGCGTGGGGCTGACGGCGTCTGGCACGACGGGTTGCTGATGGATCTGCTCGCGGACGAATTGTCCTGA
- a CDS encoding substrate-binding periplasmic protein produces the protein MPSPTATMEKVPDGVNVPLVRKGRLTVCQWRGGTPYLSATAGGTKAEGFDVELLTLVAERLGVVLLIIESDQGDVLAAQALGAKSCDLSAGRFYALPEDDPDQLPVDYTVPYFRRTTAILSSDTSLTSLESLRGKRVAIESSGILPDEVAAAGVQTVELDGAIIPAAIHAGRFDAAILDSGVARYAQLQDKSGAMRVTHEFGEPGDVVFAVANGNTVLREQVNAALVDAGRNGHYHYAYRQWFAGEPTLVPGS, from the coding sequence GTGCCGTCGCCCACCGCGACGATGGAGAAGGTGCCGGACGGGGTGAACGTTCCGCTGGTCCGGAAGGGTCGGTTGACCGTCTGCCAGTGGCGCGGCGGAACGCCTTACCTGAGCGCGACGGCGGGCGGCACGAAGGCCGAGGGCTTCGACGTCGAGCTGCTGACACTGGTGGCCGAGCGCCTCGGCGTCGTTCTACTGATCATCGAGTCCGACCAGGGTGACGTCCTCGCCGCCCAGGCGCTCGGCGCGAAGTCCTGCGATCTGAGCGCGGGCAGGTTCTACGCGCTGCCCGAGGACGACCCGGATCAGCTCCCGGTCGACTACACCGTGCCGTACTTCCGCCGGACGACCGCGATCCTGTCGTCGGACACGAGCCTGACGTCGCTGGAGTCGCTGCGCGGGAAGCGCGTCGCGATCGAGTCGTCCGGCATCCTGCCGGACGAGGTCGCGGCCGCCGGCGTGCAGACCGTCGAGCTGGACGGCGCCATCATCCCGGCCGCGATCCACGCCGGGCGGTTCGACGCGGCGATCCTCGACAGCGGAGTCGCGCGGTACGCGCAACTCCAGGACAAGTCCGGGGCCATGCGGGTCACCCACGAGTTCGGCGAACCGGGCGACGTCGTGTTCGCGGTCGCCAACGGCAACACCGTACTCCGCGAGCAGGTGAACGCCGCCCTCGTCGACGCCGGGCGCAACGGGCACTACCACTACGCCTACCGCCAGTGGTTCGCCGGCGAGCCGACGCTGGTTCCCGGCTCCTGA
- a CDS encoding YybH family protein, with translation MGIDDTLHATTLALTDDPGQHPHVFARAFNTGRGTVVDEVYEPGGVLVTEPGRSVDTAAERVGANQRFLDLGLPIAVNPRQVYVADDIALLIVDWVIDGTDPDGRHVHVEGTATDVARRGVDGRWRYVIDNPFGTALGWSPAG, from the coding sequence ATGGGAATCGACGACACGCTCCACGCCACCACTCTCGCACTCACCGACGACCCGGGGCAGCACCCGCACGTCTTCGCTCGTGCCTTCAACACCGGCCGCGGCACGGTGGTCGACGAGGTCTACGAGCCGGGCGGTGTCCTGGTCACCGAGCCGGGCCGGAGCGTCGACACCGCGGCCGAACGCGTCGGCGCCAACCAGCGCTTCCTCGACCTCGGGCTGCCGATCGCGGTGAACCCGCGGCAGGTCTACGTCGCCGACGACATCGCGCTGCTCATCGTGGACTGGGTGATCGACGGCACCGACCCCGACGGTCGGCACGTGCACGTGGAGGGCACCGCGACCGACGTCGCCCGCCGCGGCGTCGACGGCCGGTGGCGTTACGTGATCGACAACCCGTTCGGGACGGCACTGGGGTGGAGCCCGGCGGGGTGA
- a CDS encoding helix-turn-helix domain-containing protein, protein MVPDGRGATRRPEPECPVEVALAAIGGRWTTLVLRDLMGGARSFTELQRGLPTLSAKVLTERLVRLEQRGLVERARSASFPPRTLYRLTAAGRAVEPLLVELYRTGTALLETSLDVSPDDSPR, encoded by the coding sequence CTGGTTCCGGACGGGCGCGGTGCGACGCGGCGGCCGGAGCCAGAGTGCCCGGTGGAGGTGGCGCTGGCGGCGATCGGTGGCCGCTGGACGACGCTGGTGCTGCGCGACCTGATGGGCGGGGCGCGCTCGTTCACCGAGCTGCAGCGCGGGCTGCCCACGCTGAGCGCGAAGGTGCTGACCGAACGGCTGGTCCGCCTGGAGCAGCGCGGCCTGGTGGAGCGGGCCCGGAGCGCGAGCTTCCCGCCCCGGACGCTCTACCGGCTCACCGCCGCCGGCCGCGCCGTCGAGCCGCTCCTCGTCGAGCTGTACCGGACCGGCACCGCGCTACTCGAGACGTCCTTGGACGTCAGTCCGGATGACTCACCACGTTGA
- a CDS encoding VOC family protein, translating to MRVKRIVTNLPVPDVEAAKSFYRDYFGLSNEEFNLGWVARFTSPESGANVQLVTRDATAPEDSVASVLIDGDVEEAYREAQRLGYEIVHPITTEPWGVRRFFVRAPDGNVFNVVSHPD from the coding sequence ATGCGAGTCAAGCGGATCGTGACCAACCTTCCAGTGCCCGACGTCGAGGCCGCCAAGAGCTTCTACCGCGACTATTTCGGGCTGAGCAACGAGGAGTTCAACCTGGGGTGGGTGGCTCGATTCACCTCCCCGGAGAGCGGAGCGAACGTCCAGCTCGTCACGCGGGACGCCACCGCGCCGGAGGACTCGGTCGCTTCCGTCCTCATCGACGGCGACGTCGAGGAGGCCTATCGGGAGGCGCAGCGGCTCGGCTACGAGATCGTGCACCCGATCACGACGGAGCCGTGGGGCGTGCGCCGGTTCTTCGTCCGGGCGCCGGACGGCAACGTGTTCAACGTGGTGAGTCATCCGGACTGA
- a CDS encoding HIT family protein, producing the protein MECYPCRKNDEFDQLPPRERIAADAWWRVAHGFNSALPGWLILVPRRHVTSIAELTDAEASASGLWQVRLSRALAEVTGCAKTYVMQFAEKEGFAHVHFHVVPRLPDLAADRRGPGVFRYLDDDQRLSDAERDTIAADLRAALAGGRYGSPG; encoded by the coding sequence GTGGAGTGTTACCCGTGCCGGAAGAACGACGAGTTCGACCAGCTCCCCCCGCGTGAACGGATCGCCGCCGACGCCTGGTGGCGGGTCGCCCACGGCTTCAACAGCGCACTGCCCGGGTGGCTGATCCTGGTCCCACGACGTCACGTCACGTCGATCGCGGAGCTGACCGACGCCGAGGCGTCCGCGTCGGGTCTCTGGCAGGTGCGACTGTCCCGAGCGTTGGCCGAGGTGACCGGCTGCGCAAAGACGTACGTCATGCAGTTCGCCGAGAAGGAGGGCTTCGCCCACGTCCACTTCCACGTGGTGCCGCGCCTGCCGGATCTGGCTGCCGACCGGCGCGGGCCGGGCGTCTTCCGGTACCTCGACGACGATCAACGCCTGTCCGACGCCGAACGCGACACGATCGCGGCCGACCTCCGAGCCGCCCTCGCCGGCGGTCGGTACGGGTCGCCCGGCTGA